The proteins below are encoded in one region of Phosphitispora fastidiosa:
- a CDS encoding sce7725 family protein, protein MYFPYLRGRQFELIALRELVDNCLLSDKIIPIVEPVKVSATLIKTLRVFQGANKNLALVRNPQVGNFVSELNKDKNEHIKEELKELIKLDSILSVYFLNPHSQKTITKLLECGGSISDIITVCNDEDSIPIFEDIVSLDIPKYNMIPDESVFRRRIRHNRVMIENKFKKLSRNTDYAEVVDEPFSSDHLYYIEDGYMGFSDYSIMGEEYYETGFAPYAVAIHIVYFDEKYSLRIKHFVSDTNDDITDPAGKFAEAVEKLVQWNETEKLNTFGINMLTHMYENETYPGLGTVKKLSLMHHIELMGRFLDGEIK, encoded by the coding sequence ATGTACTTTCCATATTTGAGGGGAAGACAGTTTGAACTAATTGCATTAAGAGAATTAGTAGACAATTGCCTATTAAGTGATAAAATTATACCAATAGTTGAGCCCGTCAAGGTATCTGCTACACTAATTAAAACGCTCAGAGTTTTTCAGGGTGCTAATAAAAATTTGGCATTGGTTCGCAACCCTCAAGTGGGTAATTTTGTATCAGAACTTAATAAAGATAAAAACGAACATATTAAAGAAGAACTTAAAGAGTTAATAAAGTTAGACAGCATTCTTAGTGTATATTTTTTAAATCCCCATTCTCAAAAAACTATTACAAAACTGTTGGAATGTGGCGGGAGTATTTCTGATATCATTACTGTTTGCAATGATGAAGATTCTATTCCTATTTTTGAGGATATTGTTTCTCTGGATATACCCAAATATAATATGATTCCTGATGAAAGTGTTTTTAGAAGACGCATTAGGCATAACCGTGTTATGATCGAGAATAAGTTTAAAAAACTGAGTAGAAATACTGATTATGCAGAAGTGGTGGATGAACCTTTTTCTAGTGACCACCTCTATTATATTGAAGACGGATATATGGGATTTTCAGATTATTCCATAATGGGTGAAGAATATTACGAAACTGGTTTTGCCCCTTATGCCGTGGCCATACACATTGTTTATTTTGATGAAAAATATAGCTTGAGAATAAAGCATTTTGTTTCAGATACAAACGATGATATAACGGACCCTGCCGGAAAATTTGCTGAGGCGGTTGAGAAGTTAGTACAGTGGAATGAAACAGAAAAACTTAATACATTTGGCATAAATATGTTGACCCACATGTATGAAAATGAAACATATCCAGGGTTAGGGACTGTTAAAAAGCTATCACTAATGCATCATATTGAACTTATGGGCAGATTTTTAGATGGGGAGATTAAGTGA
- a CDS encoding FAD-dependent oxidoreductase yields MKICIIGGGGSVAVATRVITARQPGNSFEVFTKRDVAGYRPCELTYVLGKQIADFETIVGFDKKAMEEKDIRYHFKTAVTEINREEKYISTTDGKYEYDKIIIAAGSTPVLPPVSGLDGKGVYILGTDMAYARELEKIIPRNRSAMIIGAGAIGLEMAEVLVRQNYERVIVADIADRPLARSLDTEIAAMVSEKMQAMGIQFLFGERIVKVGDAGAKKRVYLSNSQYDVDFVVVSAGFRPNSELARDCGLEIGPTGGIKVNSYMQTSDPDIYAIGDVSESWDVISGQPVLSMKADNAVRTGKVAARHLTGDSAAEYLGAVGAFIIYLGETFVGGVGYTEETAASLQGKKVKAIWHEGMSLPKYMGGHPVKIKLVYDVETNLLLGAQMISKANIAAELDRLSVAISEKITARRLAGIETIYTPASGWPYGPVAQALDKCY; encoded by the coding sequence ATGAAAATTTGTATTATTGGAGGCGGGGGCTCAGTGGCAGTGGCCACGCGGGTAATTACCGCCAGACAGCCTGGTAACTCTTTCGAGGTGTTTACCAAAAGGGATGTTGCCGGTTACCGGCCTTGTGAACTGACATATGTCCTGGGGAAACAAATAGCTGATTTTGAAACAATCGTGGGTTTTGACAAAAAGGCCATGGAGGAAAAGGATATCAGGTATCATTTCAAAACTGCTGTGACGGAAATAAACCGGGAAGAGAAGTACATATCAACTACTGACGGCAAATATGAATATGATAAAATTATCATTGCTGCGGGATCCACACCGGTACTGCCACCGGTTTCCGGTCTGGACGGCAAAGGGGTCTACATTCTGGGAACAGATATGGCCTATGCGCGGGAGCTTGAAAAGATTATTCCCCGGAATAGGTCAGCTATGATTATTGGCGCAGGGGCAATAGGGTTAGAAATGGCAGAAGTACTGGTGCGCCAGAATTACGAACGGGTAATTGTGGCTGATATTGCTGACAGACCACTTGCCAGGTCTCTGGACACGGAAATAGCCGCTATGGTTTCTGAAAAGATGCAGGCAATGGGAATCCAATTTTTATTTGGAGAACGGATTGTTAAGGTTGGAGATGCCGGTGCAAAGAAACGGGTATATCTAAGCAACAGCCAGTATGATGTTGATTTTGTCGTTGTTTCTGCGGGTTTCCGGCCCAATTCAGAACTGGCCCGGGACTGCGGATTGGAAATCGGACCTACCGGGGGCATTAAGGTAAATAGCTATATGCAGACCTCGGACCCGGACATTTATGCCATAGGGGATGTTTCCGAGAGTTGGGATGTTATCAGCGGGCAGCCAGTGCTATCGATGAAGGCTGATAATGCAGTCAGGACCGGTAAAGTTGCTGCCAGACACCTTACCGGTGACAGCGCTGCTGAATACCTGGGAGCGGTGGGTGCCTTTATTATCTACCTTGGCGAGACATTTGTAGGAGGAGTCGGATATACTGAAGAAACTGCTGCCTCCCTTCAGGGCAAAAAGGTTAAGGCCATCTGGCATGAAGGCATGAGTCTTCCAAAATACATGGGGGGTCACCCTGTGAAGATTAAATTAGTTTATGATGTGGAAACAAATCTCCTGTTGGGAGCTCAGATGATTTCCAAAGCCAATATCGCAGCAGAGCTGGACAGACTTAGTGTCGCTATCAGTGAAAAGATTACCGCCAGGCGCCTGGCAGGGATTGAAACAATCTATACACCTGCATCGGGATGGCCGTACGGCCCTGTGGCACAGGCGCTTGATAAGTGCTATTAA
- a CDS encoding corrinoid protein: protein MLNSKEGPLLSSLKESVINFETDKLVELCRDYLENGLDANKAVFEGLIPGMLEVGRLYEEQVYFIPEMLMCAETLYTGLEIFQPHMTSRLQNAKGNILIGVIEGDVHDIGKNLVKMMFEISGYNVTDLGRDVPTSVFVNTALNESYDLICMSSMMSTTMYEMKGIIKKLKEKKPALKVMIGGSPVSKLHAIRWRADGYASDAQKALTIVQQLLNTVRFIQEENRK, encoded by the coding sequence CTTAAAGAATCCGTAATCAACTTCGAAACAGACAAACTAGTTGAACTGTGCAGGGACTATTTGGAAAATGGGTTAGATGCCAACAAAGCTGTATTTGAAGGTTTGATCCCCGGGATGCTGGAAGTGGGCAGACTGTATGAGGAGCAAGTGTACTTTATTCCTGAAATGCTGATGTGTGCTGAAACTCTGTATACGGGGCTCGAAATATTCCAGCCCCATATGACCTCCCGGTTACAGAATGCAAAAGGGAACATACTCATAGGCGTAATTGAAGGAGATGTCCATGACATCGGCAAAAACCTTGTCAAAATGATGTTTGAAATATCTGGCTACAATGTAACCGACCTGGGACGTGATGTCCCTACCAGTGTTTTTGTGAATACCGCGTTAAATGAAAGTTATGATCTTATCTGTATGTCTTCAATGATGTCAACTACCATGTACGAAATGAAGGGTATTATAAAGAAGCTGAAAGAAAAGAAACCTGCTTTGAAGGTTATGATTGGTGGTTCTCCGGTTTCAAAACTGCATGCTATCAGGTGGAGGGCTGATGGTTATGCGTCTGACGCGCAGAAAGCCCTCACTATTGTCCAGCAGCTCCTTAATACTGTCAGGTTTATCCAGGAAGAAAACCGGAAATGA
- a CDS encoding sce7726 family protein yields MNVSNYLILNRVFSRNTFKELIEEHTVETYAIAIKRYINDPYDKNNQQLISEIYQELNKKYRNEYFYKNTLLNKLLLGIHSPRTTTALTEVPVSKSKADFILINGKAIVYEIKTELDNFERLETQLNDYYKAFNHVAVVTCESNYPTLEKLLLDTSVGIYVLTSRNSLSNKKRALENNSYLDLNIVFKILRKHEYENVLLSCYGSLPDVSQFKYYSACRKMFCQIDTSLAYELFLKELKNRNRIDVSSYATIPYELKFLVYFSNFKKLDYIKLKRFLENKFGG; encoded by the coding sequence ATGAATGTAAGCAATTATCTAATTTTGAATCGTGTTTTTTCTCGTAACACCTTCAAAGAATTGATTGAGGAACATACAGTAGAGACGTATGCTATAGCAATTAAGCGATATATAAACGACCCCTACGATAAAAATAACCAACAGCTTATAAGTGAGATATATCAAGAGCTAAACAAAAAATACAGGAACGAATATTTTTACAAAAATACTCTCTTAAATAAATTATTACTTGGAATCCATAGTCCTAGAACCACAACTGCCTTGACAGAGGTTCCCGTATCTAAATCCAAAGCAGATTTTATCCTCATAAACGGTAAAGCTATTGTATATGAGATTAAAACTGAGTTAGATAATTTTGAACGCCTCGAAACACAGTTAAATGATTATTATAAAGCCTTTAACCATGTTGCTGTAGTTACCTGTGAGTCAAACTATCCAACTCTTGAAAAACTACTTTTAGATACATCTGTGGGGATATATGTCTTGACTTCTCGTAACAGTTTAAGTAATAAAAAGAGGGCTTTGGAGAACAACTCTTACTTGGACCTCAATATTGTCTTCAAAATTTTGCGTAAGCATGAATACGAAAATGTACTTTTAAGTTGTTATGGAAGCTTGCCGGACGTTTCACAATTCAAGTATTATAGTGCATGCAGAAAAATGTTTTGTCAGATTGATACTTCATTGGCTTATGAGTTGTTTTTGAAAGAATTGAAAAACAGGAATCGTATTGATGTCTCCTCATATGCTACTATTCCCTACGAATTAAAATTTTTGGTGTACTTTTCAAATTTTAAAAAATTGGACTATATAAAGTTAAAAAGGTTTTTAGAAAACAAGTTTGGGGGGTAA
- a CDS encoding UPF0182 family protein — MIFAALLIRVLSGFYVKLAWFRDLGYSQLFMTPLLAKLQIGAASFIIYFLIIFIMGIIAFRALLLSGYLLAPSVRKLSQRTGCIFMSLANEIDASGYARLIEKISPPVPKLKELK; from the coding sequence ATTATATTTGCCGCCCTTCTAATAAGGGTGCTTTCCGGCTTCTATGTTAAACTGGCCTGGTTTAGGGACCTGGGCTACAGTCAGCTTTTTATGACCCCATTGCTGGCAAAACTCCAGATTGGCGCAGCATCATTTATTATTTACTTCCTGATAATATTTATTATGGGCATTATTGCTTTCAGGGCATTATTGCTTTCAGGGTATTTACTAGCGCCCAGCGTGAGGAAATTAAGCCAAAGAACAGGCTGCATCTTTATGTCTTTGGCAAATGAAATTGACGCTTCAGGTTATGCCCGGCTGATTGAAAAGATATCCCCCCCAGTTCCAAAGTTGAAGGAATTGAAATAA
- a CDS encoding DUF6951 family protein — MTKVRVNAGACGYTAIVKVQALDRKKIHINIITACRMLQSLNEELGLIDWTKGVFDRFCDSVIYRTAHEKLKHTDCPVPMAIIKAIQVELKGAVPKDVTMKFEPTETGN, encoded by the coding sequence GTGACTAAGGTGCGTGTTAATGCCGGCGCTTGTGGTTACACCGCGATTGTAAAGGTACAAGCCCTTGACCGGAAAAAAATTCATATAAATATTATTACTGCGTGCCGTATGCTGCAGTCCCTTAATGAAGAACTGGGGCTCATTGACTGGACTAAAGGGGTCTTTGACCGATTTTGTGATTCTGTCATTTACAGGACTGCCCACGAGAAGCTTAAACATACAGACTGCCCTGTTCCCATGGCTATTATCAAAGCCATTCAGGTTGAACTTAAGGGAGCGGTCCCGAAAGACGTCACCATGAAGTTTGAACCCACTGAAACCGGTAATTAA
- a CDS encoding RES family NAD+ phosphorylase, whose translation MICCNNCFCDSELKPIIEGLGKKGDCQICHGSNVYIYDTDEHAKLVGYFDEFISIYTPVQSLPAEFPKAEIRLLKDELLTNWSIFNKLDAINVYKIITCICSDKYQEIPELFDSPVGIAELYNREFLNEHSLLKTNSWEGFVNALKKENRFHTKHINLEILERFCSFIRKSYKKGTIFYRGRISSSSRGLRADEMGAPLYEKVSGGRANAPGIRCLYLASDIDTTIHEVRAGAFDFITVGKFQLQEDIIVVDLKLINKISPFTENLDYLEHAINKEHLNKINAEMGKALRRSDSPLDYVPTQYISDFIKSIKHKGRAEYAGLEYNSTMKPDGFNLAIFYPDLFRCIDVENYMIKDLIYRKEVFK comes from the coding sequence ATGATATGCTGCAATAATTGTTTTTGTGATTCCGAACTCAAACCGATTATTGAAGGTCTTGGGAAAAAAGGGGACTGCCAAATATGCCATGGCTCTAACGTTTATATTTATGATACTGATGAACATGCTAAGCTAGTAGGATATTTTGATGAGTTTATTAGTATTTATACACCAGTTCAATCACTCCCAGCGGAATTCCCGAAAGCAGAAATAAGATTATTAAAAGATGAATTGCTCACTAACTGGAGTATTTTTAATAAGTTAGATGCGATTAATGTTTACAAAATTATAACTTGCATTTGCAGTGATAAATATCAAGAAATTCCCGAACTGTTTGATAGTCCCGTTGGAATAGCTGAACTTTACAATCGGGAATTTTTGAATGAACACTCGCTTCTTAAAACTAATAGTTGGGAAGGATTTGTTAATGCTTTAAAAAAAGAAAATAGATTTCATACCAAACATATTAACTTAGAAATTTTGGAGCGTTTTTGCTCTTTTATACGCAAATCATATAAGAAAGGAACTATTTTCTATCGAGGCAGAATTTCTTCCTCATCCAGGGGACTTCGCGCTGATGAAATGGGTGCCCCACTATATGAGAAGGTATCAGGTGGGCGGGCAAACGCACCAGGCATTAGGTGTTTATACTTAGCTAGTGACATTGATACAACTATTCATGAAGTACGCGCCGGGGCATTTGATTTTATAACTGTTGGTAAATTTCAATTGCAGGAGGATATTATTGTAGTAGATTTAAAACTAATTAATAAAATTAGTCCATTTACAGAAAATCTTGATTATTTAGAACATGCTATAAATAAGGAGCATTTGAATAAAATCAATGCTGAGATGGGGAAGGCCTTACGCAGAAGCGATAGTCCTTTGGATTATGTTCCTACCCAATATATAAGCGATTTTATTAAAAGTATTAAGCATAAAGGGCGAGCTGAATATGCCGGATTAGAGTACAATAGTACTATGAAACCAGATGGTTTTAATTTAGCTATATTTTATCCGGATTTATTTAGGTGCATTGATGTAGAGAATTATATGATAAAAGATTTGATTTACCGTAAAGAGGTTTTTAAGTGA